A genomic region of Gemmata massiliana contains the following coding sequences:
- a CDS encoding DUF4190 domain-containing protein, with amino-acid sequence MSDDTPFPEDRPNRRPPRERDGDESDERPRRPPEDGDEYDDYPRPRRRPREDELDPALKMVVPLNTSALAIIAGYIGLVSVLCLPAPFALLFGILALVHLKKNPKLDGKVRAIFAIVMGAVFSTVLAVLLVVAALGQIK; translated from the coding sequence GTGTCCGACGATACCCCTTTTCCCGAAGACCGCCCGAACCGAAGGCCGCCCCGCGAGCGCGACGGGGACGAGTCCGATGAGCGCCCGCGGCGCCCGCCCGAAGACGGTGACGAGTATGACGATTACCCGCGCCCGCGGCGCCGCCCGCGTGAAGACGAACTCGACCCGGCGCTGAAGATGGTGGTGCCGCTCAACACCTCGGCCCTCGCCATCATCGCGGGCTACATCGGGCTGGTTTCCGTGCTCTGTCTTCCGGCCCCGTTCGCGCTGCTATTCGGTATCCTGGCGCTCGTTCACCTGAAGAAGAACCCGAAGCTCGACGGGAAGGTGCGGGCGATTTTCGCGATCGTGATGGGGGCCGTCTTCAGCACGGTGCTCGCGGTGCTTCTGGTCGTGGCCGCGCTCGGGCAGATCAAGTGA
- a CDS encoding flagellin N-terminal helical domain-containing protein: MALSVVNNNASLNAQQNLNRTSTALSKSLERLSTGLKINRGADGPAGLVISEQQRAQIAGLTTAIDNSNKAVSLVQTAEGALNELNTLLTKARGLALDSANSGVQDSAALAANQAEITNALSTINNIANTTKFGSNKLLLNGQAGVLATTITNPSTLGQIKAGATAPTGNQTIAVGAAGGGTITGSGNVAAANLDGSVYTGAGNAAADAAFGAGAGLTISGGGLSASVFVDLSAQTTVAGAVTAIQNQLGSGFTVTATATSAPLVITAKDSNQALTITAATAQTSTNLGITAGTTTGTAGAATLTVKGGGLATAGVVVDLSGLTGASTNATVVNTVQAQLDAAAGTGNFSVALSGGKLQVTSKLSTAAVTLQSGNAATAAITGVANAAAEVGSAGATVSSTSVTNGTATGGRGTGANNITSAALTSSGTLTISGGSLTNSTSIVVSLATGDSSATIVSKVQAALDNASANGGGSGKFTVSGSVGGKLTIQSNVLGSSAINIQSDSAATAAVTGVSNGSADVGVAGNALRVFVGATEATVSTGSQGLGNAVTLGDATTGLTFNVGVASGKATSGSNTVNVTDNSLSFQIGANAGEFSKISIDKVTADRLGTGVSGLNNVATTDLSLINVTTSNGAQDAIKIIDQAITDVSTIRAKLGAFQTNSLESNTNSLRNTLENTTAAQSVIRDTDFASEIANFTRLQTQQQAGATVLGNANQTTALVAQLLRG; the protein is encoded by the coding sequence ATGGCTCTGTCAGTCGTCAACAACAACGCCTCGCTCAACGCTCAGCAGAACCTCAACCGCACCAGCACCGCTCTGTCGAAGTCGCTGGAACGGCTCTCGACCGGTCTCAAGATCAACCGCGGTGCGGACGGCCCCGCCGGACTCGTGATCTCGGAACAACAACGGGCCCAGATCGCCGGCCTCACGACCGCTATCGACAACTCGAACAAGGCCGTCTCGCTGGTGCAGACCGCTGAAGGCGCGCTGAACGAACTCAACACCCTCCTCACGAAGGCCCGCGGGTTGGCCCTCGACTCCGCCAACAGCGGCGTGCAGGACTCCGCGGCCCTCGCCGCGAACCAGGCCGAAATCACGAACGCCCTCAGCACCATCAACAACATCGCCAACACGACCAAGTTCGGTAGCAACAAGTTGCTGCTCAACGGCCAGGCCGGGGTTCTGGCGACGACCATCACCAACCCCAGCACCCTGGGCCAGATCAAGGCCGGTGCGACGGCCCCGACCGGCAACCAGACGATTGCGGTTGGTGCGGCTGGTGGCGGCACGATCACCGGTTCGGGTAACGTCGCTGCGGCGAACCTGGACGGCTCGGTGTACACCGGGGCCGGTAACGCGGCCGCGGACGCGGCGTTCGGGGCCGGGGCCGGGCTGACGATCAGCGGCGGCGGGCTCAGCGCTTCGGTGTTCGTGGACCTGAGTGCCCAGACCACGGTCGCCGGTGCGGTCACCGCGATCCAGAACCAGTTGGGTAGCGGCTTCACCGTCACCGCGACGGCCACCAGCGCCCCGCTCGTGATCACCGCCAAGGACAGCAACCAGGCTCTCACGATCACGGCTGCAACTGCTCAGACCTCCACGAACCTCGGCATCACGGCCGGGACGACGACCGGTACGGCGGGTGCGGCGACGCTGACCGTGAAGGGCGGCGGTTTGGCCACCGCGGGCGTGGTCGTGGACCTGTCCGGGCTGACCGGTGCGTCCACCAACGCCACCGTCGTGAACACCGTTCAGGCTCAACTCGACGCGGCCGCTGGGACGGGCAACTTCTCGGTCGCCCTGTCCGGTGGTAAGCTGCAAGTCACGAGCAAGTTGAGCACCGCGGCCGTGACTCTCCAGTCCGGCAACGCCGCGACCGCGGCGATCACCGGGGTCGCGAACGCGGCGGCCGAAGTCGGCTCCGCGGGTGCGACGGTGAGCAGCACGTCGGTGACCAACGGGACCGCGACCGGCGGCCGCGGCACCGGGGCGAACAACATCACCAGCGCCGCCCTCACGAGCTCGGGCACGCTGACCATCTCGGGTGGCAGCCTGACCAACAGCACCTCGATCGTGGTCTCGCTGGCCACCGGCGACAGCTCCGCGACCATCGTGAGCAAGGTGCAGGCGGCCCTGGACAACGCTTCCGCCAACGGCGGCGGCTCGGGCAAGTTCACCGTCAGCGGCTCCGTCGGCGGCAAGCTGACGATCCAGAGCAACGTGCTCGGCTCGTCCGCGATCAACATCCAGTCCGACTCCGCCGCGACCGCCGCGGTGACCGGCGTGAGCAACGGCTCGGCCGACGTCGGTGTGGCCGGGAACGCCCTCCGGGTGTTCGTCGGGGCGACGGAAGCCACCGTGTCGACCGGCTCGCAAGGGCTGGGCAACGCGGTGACCCTGGGCGACGCGACCACCGGCCTGACGTTCAACGTCGGGGTGGCCAGCGGGAAGGCGACCTCGGGCAGCAACACGGTGAACGTGACCGACAACTCGCTGAGCTTCCAGATCGGGGCGAACGCGGGTGAGTTCTCGAAGATCTCGATCGACAAGGTGACCGCGGACCGCCTCGGCACCGGGGTGAGCGGGCTGAACAACGTCGCCACGACCGACCTGAGCCTGATCAACGTCACGACCTCGAACGGGGCCCAAGACGCGATCAAGATCATCGACCAGGCGATCACCGACGTGTCCACGATCCGTGCGAAGCTCGGGGCCTTCCAGACGAACAGCCTCGAGTCCAACACCAACAGCCTGCGTAACACCCTGGAAAACACGACCGCGGCCCAGTCGGTCATCCGCGACACGGACTTCGCGTCCGAAATCGCGAACTTCACCCGCCTCCAGACGCAGCAACAAGCCGGTGCGACGGTGCTCGGCAACGCCAACCAGACGACGGCCCTCGTCGCCCAGCTCCTCCGGGGCTAA
- a CDS encoding TIGR03009 domain-containing protein produces the protein MRSAGFTLTALLVTGSAGWAQPPAVPGAPVAGQPPAAQPAPQADPKLDAHLIEWEKRMANVVNFRTEVALARTDAVFKKTTNFGGPESVVLCMKPNYAILRLNNIGDSTKADYEAFICDGKAVYAYNGIAKTITAFKIPKAGAGVDNLMIDFLAGMKAKEVKERFDIALFKTDENYIYLDIKPRLGKDQQEFKHLRLALYGPGPNTAKFSYLPAQVYMLKPNGDTEVWKFANPQVDVPGVEAKLFQFVDIKGWKVQEAPPAPAPNNGAIPAGGAVRPGKP, from the coding sequence ATGCGATCCGCTGGCTTCACCCTAACAGCTCTGTTGGTCACCGGCTCGGCGGGGTGGGCGCAGCCGCCCGCGGTGCCCGGCGCACCCGTTGCGGGTCAACCCCCGGCCGCACAGCCTGCACCGCAAGCCGACCCCAAGCTCGATGCACACCTCATCGAGTGGGAAAAGCGGATGGCGAACGTCGTCAACTTCCGGACGGAAGTGGCGCTCGCTCGTACCGACGCGGTCTTCAAGAAGACGACTAACTTCGGGGGACCGGAGTCCGTGGTTCTGTGCATGAAGCCGAACTACGCGATCCTCCGGCTCAACAACATTGGTGACTCGACGAAGGCCGACTACGAAGCGTTCATTTGTGACGGCAAGGCCGTGTACGCTTACAACGGGATCGCGAAGACCATTACCGCGTTCAAGATCCCGAAGGCCGGCGCCGGCGTGGACAACCTGATGATCGACTTCCTCGCCGGGATGAAGGCCAAGGAGGTCAAGGAGCGGTTCGACATCGCGCTGTTCAAGACCGACGAGAACTACATCTACCTGGACATCAAGCCGCGCCTGGGCAAGGACCAACAGGAGTTCAAGCACCTGCGCCTGGCCCTGTACGGCCCGGGACCGAACACGGCCAAGTTCTCATACTTGCCGGCCCAAGTGTACATGCTCAAGCCGAACGGTGACACGGAAGTGTGGAAGTTCGCGAACCCGCAGGTGGACGTTCCGGGTGTGGAAGCGAAGCTCTTCCAGTTCGTGGATATCAAGGGGTGGAAGGTGCAGGAGGCCCCGCCCGCGCCGGCCCCTAATAATGGCGCGATCCCGGCCGGGGGGGCGGTGCGTCCGGGCAAACCGTAG
- a CDS encoding flagellar export chaperone FliS, translated as MNAYRRYQQTQPDTGWTRMDLLLALYDKALEHLDKAEAALGAGDMSGAVGRLSKAQTVIMALADGVRVEVNPEANTNILRLYEFAVTTLSQPSVANVASVRKILRTLREGFEAVRVEANEMERSGRVAAMQNGQILSATA; from the coding sequence ATGAACGCCTATCGCCGCTACCAGCAGACGCAACCGGACACCGGATGGACCCGCATGGACCTGCTCCTCGCGCTGTACGACAAGGCGCTGGAGCACCTCGACAAGGCCGAGGCCGCGCTTGGCGCGGGGGACATGTCCGGAGCGGTGGGGCGCCTGAGCAAAGCTCAGACCGTGATCATGGCGCTCGCAGACGGGGTCCGGGTCGAGGTGAACCCCGAAGCCAACACGAACATCCTGCGACTCTACGAGTTCGCAGTGACAACTCTGAGCCAGCCCTCCGTTGCGAACGTCGCGAGCGTGCGGAAGATCCTCCGCACGCTCCGCGAGGGGTTCGAGGCGGTCCGGGTGGAAGCGAACGAAATGGAACGCTCCGGCCGGGTCGCGGCCATGCAGAACGGTCAGATTCTTAGCGCGACCGCGTAA
- the flgG gene encoding flagellar basal-body rod protein FlgG — protein MIKALFTSATGMSVQTTSIDNTSNNIANVNTNGFKKGQADFQDLIYINQRAPGSDAAQGLQVPTGLQIGSGARVAGITKVFTTGALVNTQNPFDVAVEGEGFFQVTLPSGELRYTRDGALRLNAQGSLVTSDGFLISPQITIPTSAVAVSVGSDGTISVQNAGALNASTVLGQLTLVRFQNPAGLSAEGRNLFAETASSGAPLIATPGQNGVGLTRQGFLERSNVDVVTELVNLILAQRAYEFNTRAVRTADNMLASTTDLIR, from the coding sequence GTGATTAAGGCCCTGTTCACCAGCGCGACGGGTATGAGCGTCCAGACCACGTCGATCGACAACACGTCGAACAACATTGCCAACGTCAACACCAACGGCTTCAAGAAGGGTCAGGCGGACTTCCAGGATCTCATCTACATCAACCAGCGCGCCCCCGGGTCCGACGCGGCCCAGGGGCTCCAGGTACCGACCGGCTTGCAGATCGGTAGCGGGGCACGGGTGGCGGGCATCACGAAAGTGTTCACCACCGGCGCGCTCGTGAACACGCAGAACCCGTTCGACGTTGCGGTGGAAGGTGAGGGGTTCTTCCAGGTCACGCTGCCGAGCGGTGAGCTGCGGTACACGCGCGACGGTGCGCTGCGCCTGAACGCTCAGGGGAGCCTCGTCACGAGCGACGGGTTCCTGATCTCCCCGCAGATCACGATCCCGACGTCCGCGGTGGCGGTGTCGGTCGGGTCCGACGGCACCATTTCTGTGCAGAACGCCGGTGCGCTCAACGCTTCGACCGTGCTGGGTCAGCTCACGCTCGTGCGGTTCCAGAACCCGGCCGGCCTCAGCGCCGAGGGCCGGAACCTGTTCGCGGAAACCGCGTCGTCCGGGGCGCCGCTCATCGCGACCCCCGGGCAGAACGGCGTCGGCCTGACGCGCCAGGGGTTCCTCGAGCGCTCCAACGTGGACGTGGTGACCGAACTCGTGAACCTGATCCTCGCGCAGCGGGCCTACGAGTTCAACACGCGCGCCGTGCGCACCGCGGACAACATGCTGGCCTCGACGACGGACCTGATCCGGTAA
- the fliD gene encoding flagellar filament capping protein FliD: MAISSVNSNGLNFSGLATGIDTAKIIDGLNSISQQRIDRFKVQKTEVISKQATFATLQGKLYDLQSKTNALARSGGGAFDGRTATSSDSTAVSAVAGTAAVAGTYSLSVVSLAKAAQVSSAGFSDPNAQIKEGTLTLQVGSGTATTVTVDSRNNTLQGLADSINTAGGDLRASVVNDGTGGTPYRLLLTSAKTGAANAITVTNNLSTGTGAAIDPGATVVQAATDAQVKVGSGAGAITVTSATNQVNNLITGVSLNVLQADATKTISVTVKADTSATVQAVQDFVTSYNAVRDFITEQTKFDADSSTAGALLGNGDVSALTNELSSALAATIPGLSTSSNRLSTVGLAFDDDGKLTFDSDKFTSALNTSDTAQADFKRLFSLSGKSDATGVDFLVGTNKTKATAGTPYQVNITAPAKRAVLIGSNPPVILSGSAPTTLQVKLNSLASIGVTIPGGPYASTDDLLAAVQKAINSAPSLNGNLVTASVNGDGKVQITTQKYGSAANVAITGGSSDLLTALGFNGTETATGTDVAGNFVVNGVTEAATGSGQILSGSPGNANTDGLQVTSTLSAPGSANVTVTQGLASRLGAVLNKYLDPVNGRFKQINDVFTKQTSDIDANVAKQQALVDAKTAQLQSQFAAMETAVNNLKGIQTQLSSLTASASSSSS; this comes from the coding sequence ATGGCCATCAGTAGTGTTAACAGCAACGGACTCAACTTCTCCGGCCTGGCCACCGGTATCGATACCGCCAAAATCATCGACGGCTTGAACTCGATCAGCCAACAGCGGATCGACCGGTTCAAGGTCCAGAAAACCGAAGTCATCAGCAAGCAGGCTACGTTTGCCACGCTGCAGGGCAAACTGTACGACCTGCAATCCAAGACCAACGCCCTGGCCCGTTCGGGGGGCGGGGCATTCGACGGGCGCACCGCAACCAGCTCCGATAGTACGGCGGTGTCCGCTGTCGCAGGAACGGCCGCGGTCGCGGGCACGTACTCGCTGTCCGTTGTGAGCCTCGCGAAGGCCGCGCAGGTCTCGTCTGCTGGGTTCTCCGACCCCAACGCTCAGATCAAAGAAGGCACGCTGACCCTCCAGGTCGGGAGCGGGACCGCGACGACCGTGACGGTCGACAGCCGCAACAACACGCTCCAGGGCCTTGCCGACTCGATCAACACGGCCGGCGGCGACCTCCGGGCGTCCGTGGTCAACGACGGTACGGGCGGGACGCCCTACCGGTTGCTCCTCACGTCCGCCAAGACGGGTGCGGCCAACGCTATTACAGTGACGAACAACTTGAGCACCGGCACCGGCGCTGCGATCGACCCGGGTGCGACCGTGGTCCAAGCCGCGACGGACGCCCAGGTGAAGGTCGGGAGCGGGGCCGGTGCGATCACCGTCACGAGCGCGACCAACCAGGTGAACAACCTGATTACGGGTGTCAGCCTGAACGTGCTTCAGGCGGACGCGACCAAGACCATCAGCGTGACGGTGAAGGCCGACACCTCTGCTACCGTCCAGGCGGTCCAGGATTTCGTCACCTCGTACAACGCGGTGCGCGATTTCATCACCGAGCAAACGAAATTCGACGCCGACAGCTCGACGGCCGGGGCGCTGCTCGGGAACGGCGACGTGTCCGCGCTGACCAACGAACTGTCGAGCGCGCTCGCGGCCACCATCCCCGGGCTGAGCACGAGCTCGAACCGGCTCTCCACCGTCGGGCTCGCGTTCGACGACGACGGGAAGCTGACGTTCGACTCCGACAAGTTCACCAGCGCACTGAACACCAGCGACACGGCCCAGGCCGATTTCAAGCGCCTGTTCTCGCTCTCGGGTAAATCGGACGCGACCGGGGTCGATTTCCTCGTCGGCACGAACAAGACCAAGGCCACGGCGGGCACCCCGTACCAGGTCAACATCACGGCCCCGGCGAAGCGGGCGGTGCTGATCGGGTCCAACCCGCCGGTAATCCTGAGCGGCTCGGCCCCGACCACGCTCCAGGTCAAGTTGAACAGCCTGGCCTCGATCGGGGTCACCATTCCGGGCGGTCCTTACGCGAGCACGGACGACCTGCTCGCCGCGGTCCAGAAGGCGATCAACTCGGCCCCGTCTCTGAACGGAAATCTCGTCACGGCTTCGGTTAATGGCGACGGTAAGGTTCAGATCACCACCCAGAAGTATGGCTCCGCGGCCAATGTCGCGATCACCGGCGGGTCGTCCGACCTGCTCACGGCCCTCGGGTTCAACGGGACCGAAACCGCGACCGGTACGGACGTGGCCGGGAACTTCGTGGTCAACGGCGTGACCGAGGCCGCGACCGGTTCCGGCCAGATCCTCTCCGGCTCCCCGGGGAACGCGAATACCGACGGGCTCCAGGTGACCTCCACGCTGTCGGCCCCCGGCTCCGCGAACGTGACCGTGACCCAGGGTTTGGCCAGCCGGCTCGGGGCGGTACTCAACAAGTACCTCGACCCCGTGAACGGCCGGTTCAAGCAGATCAACGACGTGTTCACGAAGCAAACGTCGGACATCGATGCGAACGTCGCCAAGCAGCAAGCGCTTGTTGACGCCAAGACCGCTCAGCTCCAGTCGCAGTTCGCGGCGATGGAGACCGCGGTTAACAACCTGAAGGGGATTCAGACCCAGCTCTCGTCCCTGACCGCGTCCGCATCGAGTTCTTCCAGCTAA
- a CDS encoding periplasmic heavy metal sensor, which yields MRAIRCLVAALLAAGIVTVVAAQPGRGGFGFGGQDVNSLVLTNVALQEEIKLTNAQKDKLKPAVEKQAELNKKRTELFSQGFKNVDKDKIAELTEEGAKVTEEVKKVVDETLNADQKKRLKQISIQVMNFTVFNDPEAKGGNKGGNKNKGGFNFGPTDAQKAVMKEVAEALKLSDSQKSTVKGLVDEFNKESRELFAEAGGKGQFDPEKFDAANKKVDKLRKETWAKVEEALDATQKTAWKGLVGEPFDTAKLRPTFPKKD from the coding sequence ATGCGAGCGATTCGGTGTCTGGTCGCGGCTCTGCTGGCCGCAGGTATCGTCACAGTCGTGGCGGCCCAACCGGGACGGGGCGGGTTCGGGTTCGGCGGCCAAGACGTGAACTCCCTGGTGTTGACCAATGTGGCCCTCCAGGAAGAGATCAAGTTGACCAACGCGCAGAAGGACAAACTCAAGCCGGCCGTCGAGAAACAAGCCGAGCTCAACAAGAAGCGCACGGAACTATTTTCCCAGGGTTTCAAAAACGTCGACAAGGACAAGATCGCCGAACTTACCGAGGAAGGGGCGAAAGTGACCGAAGAGGTCAAGAAGGTCGTGGACGAGACCCTTAACGCCGACCAGAAGAAGCGGCTGAAGCAGATCTCGATCCAGGTGATGAACTTCACCGTGTTCAACGACCCGGAAGCCAAGGGCGGCAACAAGGGCGGTAACAAGAACAAGGGCGGCTTCAACTTCGGTCCGACCGACGCGCAGAAGGCGGTCATGAAGGAAGTCGCCGAGGCCCTCAAACTGAGCGACTCGCAGAAGAGCACTGTGAAGGGGCTCGTCGACGAGTTCAACAAGGAGAGCCGCGAACTGTTCGCCGAAGCCGGCGGCAAGGGGCAGTTCGACCCGGAGAAGTTCGACGCCGCGAACAAGAAGGTGGACAAGCTCCGTAAGGAAACGTGGGCGAAGGTCGAAGAGGCCCTCGACGCGACCCAGAAGACCGCGTGGAAGGGGCTCGTGGGTGAGCCGTTCGACACGGCCAAGCTGCGCCCGACGTTCCCGAAGAAAGACTGA
- a CDS encoding flagellar hook-basal body protein, translating to MIRGMYSAASALVVASEQQEVTAHNLAHSSTPGYRERGLVFETFDRVLGRTTEPTGDITGVRTVQAYHDFRPGALQQTNHRYDLALGDPDRFFVLAGPNGPIYTRNGCFFPDAAGRLVSQGGYALQSDNGEITVPPNTSRFIVASDGTITADGQPLGRLQMVRFANPQQLTAAGPTLYTAQPGAGLQDAPGLVSQGYRESSNVHPADAMVRLIIGARYYDAAQRSLRSLAETIQLNTRPQNA from the coding sequence ATGATCCGCGGAATGTACAGCGCGGCCTCCGCACTGGTGGTCGCCTCGGAACAGCAAGAGGTCACCGCCCACAATCTCGCCCACTCGTCGACACCGGGTTACCGCGAGCGCGGGCTGGTGTTCGAGACGTTCGACCGCGTCCTCGGGCGCACCACCGAACCGACCGGTGACATCACCGGCGTGCGCACCGTCCAGGCCTATCACGACTTCCGTCCCGGCGCGCTCCAGCAAACCAACCACCGCTACGACCTCGCGCTCGGCGACCCCGATCGCTTCTTCGTTTTGGCCGGCCCGAACGGGCCGATCTACACGCGCAACGGCTGCTTCTTCCCGGACGCGGCGGGGCGGCTCGTCAGCCAGGGCGGGTACGCGCTCCAGAGCGACAACGGGGAGATCACGGTCCCGCCGAACACCAGTCGCTTCATTGTCGCGTCCGACGGGACCATCACGGCCGACGGGCAACCGCTCGGGCGGCTCCAGATGGTGCGGTTCGCGAACCCGCAACAGCTTACGGCCGCTGGACCTACGCTCTACACCGCTCAGCCCGGTGCGGGGCTCCAGGACGCCCCCGGTCTGGTCTCGCAGGGGTATCGCGAGAGCTCGAACGTACACCCCGCCGACGCGATGGTGCGCCTCATCATCGGCGCTCGCTACTACGACGCCGCGCAGCGCTCGCTGCGTTCGCTCGCCGAAACGATTCAACTGAACACGCGCCCGCAAAACGCCTAG
- a CDS encoding tetratricopeptide repeat protein — MSDTPLPPPPSAEALAAWAAAEAEAERELAEMDARAAAEAAAAAAAGSNAAPSAPTGGHSGHGPRPPFFLKLIAKSRRLVGVGLFLLCAGGGTAAGIAYTNKIKHAEAAAAAAEAEEHADAHAGDAHAKDAHGKGAHGKGAHGPADASLATRIDTLIRSGSYSEALGLVRTAPPKTFGHDAAPLAYREALCLEGLGKWKDADAAFKKAEADTNVGAWARALLGRARCAVATDESQTARALADRVLVRSGHPECRGTKVYEEALHLRAQLAVRELGGGRDVDPLDADALAWPVMLLSPDKSLDWLTTDTPPVSPIPDAGRDLVEFHRTDSHGTAEITARLSVRPAIQVLRAIAKAAGLAVRAENDVIAALAAPIGPIEVERLPLGEVLSAVTDRAGVVWDIRGETLILTRGSRPTEAGTTAEAIRRLLVLAPEHPMGEATRVTLANIDLRAGRFRAATSGYKQVLESAGNSQDVTHAAFNLGLLELKDGVRNAARARFLEVIDRAPGTRWADTAWYWIGRTYLDGDAPELARRAYMTALEGKTKEVTSGAALAVIACDLLTGDDETATDRLRDTRFSNREAHANLAAFFERLVQYRIAPTESRRELLLTALKGANEVRGLGPAGAYLAGRVYLELGMGQQMSNLYDATVETARGPIALRMLFDTAERYDRLGAHKPARSRYLAIAAADPEGLGALAELRLAAMAAREGQGVEAVRRCRTIVDRAAVSRSELLAVMGRGYEIQKKHGLAAECFSGRVPAE, encoded by the coding sequence ATGAGCGACACCCCTCTACCGCCCCCACCATCAGCCGAAGCCCTCGCGGCCTGGGCCGCCGCGGAAGCCGAGGCCGAGCGCGAGCTCGCCGAAATGGACGCCCGGGCCGCAGCAGAAGCGGCCGCGGCCGCAGCCGCCGGCAGTAACGCGGCCCCCAGCGCCCCGACCGGCGGGCACAGCGGCCATGGCCCGCGCCCCCCGTTCTTCCTCAAACTCATCGCGAAGTCGCGCCGGCTCGTCGGCGTGGGCCTCTTCCTATTGTGCGCGGGCGGCGGGACGGCCGCGGGCATCGCCTACACGAACAAAATCAAACACGCGGAAGCCGCAGCAGCCGCGGCCGAAGCCGAGGAACACGCGGACGCGCACGCGGGCGACGCCCATGCAAAGGACGCTCACGGGAAGGGCGCCCACGGGAAGGGCGCCCACGGCCCCGCGGACGCCTCTCTCGCCACGCGCATCGACACGCTGATCCGCTCGGGCTCTTATTCGGAAGCTCTTGGGTTGGTCCGCACGGCCCCGCCCAAGACATTCGGTCACGACGCGGCCCCGCTCGCGTATCGCGAGGCCCTGTGCCTCGAAGGGCTGGGGAAGTGGAAGGACGCGGACGCGGCGTTTAAGAAGGCCGAGGCCGACACGAACGTGGGCGCGTGGGCGCGGGCGCTTCTGGGTCGGGCGCGGTGCGCGGTCGCGACGGACGAATCCCAGACGGCACGGGCGCTCGCGGACCGCGTGCTGGTGCGCTCCGGGCACCCGGAGTGCCGGGGCACGAAGGTCTACGAAGAAGCGCTCCACCTGCGGGCACAACTCGCCGTGCGCGAACTCGGCGGCGGGCGCGACGTCGACCCGCTCGACGCGGACGCGCTCGCGTGGCCGGTAATGCTCCTGAGCCCGGACAAGAGCCTCGACTGGCTCACGACCGACACACCGCCCGTCAGCCCGATCCCGGACGCCGGGCGTGACCTCGTGGAGTTCCACCGCACGGATTCGCACGGCACTGCCGAAATCACCGCGCGCCTGTCGGTGCGGCCCGCGATCCAGGTGCTGCGAGCCATCGCGAAGGCCGCGGGGCTGGCGGTGCGGGCCGAGAACGACGTCATCGCGGCCCTGGCCGCCCCCATCGGGCCGATCGAGGTCGAGCGCCTGCCGCTCGGTGAGGTGCTCTCCGCGGTCACCGACCGGGCCGGAGTGGTGTGGGACATCCGGGGCGAAACGCTGATCCTCACGCGCGGCTCGCGCCCGACCGAAGCCGGGACCACCGCGGAGGCGATCCGCCGACTCCTCGTGCTCGCCCCCGAGCACCCGATGGGCGAGGCCACGCGAGTGACGCTCGCGAACATCGACCTCCGGGCCGGCCGGTTCCGCGCCGCGACCTCCGGGTACAAACAGGTTCTGGAGAGCGCAGGCAACAGCCAGGACGTCACGCACGCGGCCTTTAACTTGGGGCTGCTCGAACTCAAGGACGGCGTCCGGAACGCGGCCCGGGCGCGGTTCCTGGAAGTCATCGACCGCGCGCCGGGCACCCGCTGGGCGGACACCGCGTGGTACTGGATCGGGCGCACGTACCTCGACGGCGACGCCCCCGAACTGGCGCGCCGCGCGTACATGACCGCACTGGAAGGCAAGACGAAAGAAGTGACCTCGGGCGCGGCCCTCGCGGTGATCGCGTGCGACCTGCTCACCGGGGACGACGAGACCGCCACGGACCGGCTCCGCGACACCCGGTTCAGTAACCGAGAAGCGCACGCGAACCTGGCAGCCTTCTTCGAGCGGCTCGTGCAGTACCGGATCGCCCCGACCGAGAGCCGGCGCGAGCTGCTCCTCACCGCGCTCAAGGGCGCGAACGAGGTCCGCGGGCTGGGGCCGGCGGGCGCGTACCTCGCGGGCCGCGTGTACCTCGAACTCGGCATGGGGCAGCAGATGAGCAATCTGTACGACGCGACCGTTGAAACCGCACGCGGGCCGATCGCCCTGCGAATGCTGTTCGACACGGCCGAGCGGTACGACCGCCTGGGAGCACACAAGCCAGCCCGGTCGCGGTACCTGGCCATCGCCGCCGCGGACCCGGAAGGGCTCGGCGCGCTGGCAGAACTGCGGCTCGCGGCGATGGCCGCCCGCGAGGGCCAGGGCGTGGAAGCCGTCCGCCGGTGCCGGACCATTGTGGACCGCGCGGCCGTCTCGCGCTCGGAACTGTTGGCCGTCATGGGCCGCGGCTACGAGATCCAGAAGAAGCATGGGCTGGCCGCTGAGTGCTTCTCCGGCCGCGTTCCCGCCGAGTAA